The sequence CGGCGAGGTGATCGACGTCGCGCAGGCATTCCTCTACGCGATGACGCAGCCCTTCGTCACGGGGGGCCTCGATCCCCGTCGACGGCGGCGCGCTCCTCGTCTGACCATCCGCCGCTGCGGCTGCCTCGTGTTTCGGACTACTGCGGCGCGAGGCAGCCGCTTCCGGTCAGCGAGGAGCAGTCTGGTCGGTGACGAAGGCAGCAAGGTCGGTGACTTCCCGGCCAGCGACGTCGTGGCCGAGGTCCGAGTACACCCGCTCGGTGACGGAGAGGTGCTGTGCGCTGAACGCGACGGTACGTCGCACCGCGGCACGAGGAATCACCCCGTCGTGGGCGCCCCGTCCCCAGAACACCGGTGGGCGCGCGGATCTGAGCGCCGGGTCGCCTGGCTGGGTGTCGTTCACGACGAACCCGCCGAGCTGCACTCCGTACGCGAACTTGCCGGGACGCCGACGCATCATCTGCAACACCATTGCGCCGCCCTGGGAGAAGCCCAACAGACCCGCCGACCGGTGCGAGGGCAATGAGTCGTACCAGTCGAGGACGGCGTCCGCGGCGGCGTTAGCCACAGCAGGCTGAGGGTCGCCGATCGGATTCCCCACGCTGGGGAACCAGGCGTAACCGCCTGCCTCCGGAATCGGGGCGCGCACGGATGCGATGACGAGGTGCATGGCGAGGTCGTCGCGGAGCGCGAACAGGTGCCGTTCGTCGTAGCTCCACCCGTGCATCACGATCAGAATGTCCGACTCGGCGGAGAGCTCGGATGACCACAGGACGGCGGTCGGGTCAAGCGGCGGGTATGCGGTGTGTGGGGTGCGCATGGGCGTCCTTTCGTTGGCCCACCAACCGTGACGCTTCCCGGACGCGCGCGTCCAAGACCTCTTCCGTCACCGCTAATACCCCGGCTGCATCAACCGGGGCTCAGACGGGCCCGGGCGTCCGGATGCCGTCGAGGACGATCTGGAGCGCGCGGCCTCGCTGTGCGGTGTCCCGGTAGAGCCCGCCAGTGACCGCGAAGATGACCCGCATTACGTCATCGGCAACGACTCCCGCGCGGATCTGACCATCCTCCCTGGCGTGGTCGAACAAAGGCACGGCGATGCCGTAGATCGCGTCCCGAGCGGGTGCGTACACCTCGGACTGCTCCGTCAGGACCGACACCACCGGGTGCTTGGTCCGCATGAAGTCCCCGAACTTCTCCAACCACCGACGCAATGCCGTCCATGAATCGGCGTCGTCACTGCCGGATCCGAAGCTCACGAGCTCGTCCACGGCTGCTAGATAGACCGCCTCCATCAGCGCCACCCGGGTCGGGAAGTTCCGGTACAGCGTCGCAACCCCCACCCCAGCTCGACGCGCGATGTCCTCCATGCCCACGTCTGCTCCCGATTCCCCGAACGCGTCCGCCGCGGCGGCGAGGACCGCGTCGAAGTTCCGCCGCGCATCGAGCCGCCGTGGACGCAGGCCCTCCAACATCTCCGCCAAAGTCATGGGCCCCATCATCCCCCAAATGTGATAGACCTGCTACCAGTTATTCGAGAGACTGTCTCTCGGTTCTGAAACTCGGCCTGCAGACGGCCGGGAGGAGCACTCATGAGCACACCCACTTCGACCATCACCATCGGCGGAGACCTCACTGTCGGCCGGATCGGCTTCGGCGCGATGCGGCTCACCGGCGACCAGGTCTGGGGCGATTACTCCGACCACGACGGAGGCATCGCCCTGCTCCGCGCGGTCGTCGACGCCGGCGTCACGTTCATCGACACCGCAGACGTCTACGGGCCGCACTCGAACGAACTCCTCATCCGACAGGCCCTGCAC is a genomic window of Frondihabitans peucedani containing:
- a CDS encoding helix-turn-helix domain-containing protein, which translates into the protein MTLAEMLEGLRPRRLDARRNFDAVLAAAADAFGESGADVGMEDIARRAGVGVATLYRNFPTRVALMEAVYLAAVDELVSFGSGSDDADSWTALRRWLEKFGDFMRTKHPVVSVLTEQSEVYAPARDAIYGIAVPLFDHAREDGQIRAGVVADDVMRVIFAVTGGLYRDTAQRGRALQIVLDGIRTPGPV
- a CDS encoding phospholipase; its protein translation is MRTPHTAYPPLDPTAVLWSSELSAESDILIVMHGWSYDERHLFALRDDLAMHLVIASVRAPIPEAGGYAWFPSVGNPIGDPQPAVANAAADAVLDWYDSLPSHRSAGLLGFSQGGAMVLQMMRRRPGKFAYGVQLGGFVVNDTQPGDPALRSARPPVFWGRGAHDGVIPRAAVRRTVAFSAQHLSVTERVYSDLGHDVAGREVTDLAAFVTDQTAPR